cttttaaattaaGCCAGCGTAGTAGCCATTTACATTATTTGGATgtgtttcattaaattaaaacttctcCACTTTGTTGTTTGAGAAATTCTAAcgacgcgggagatattattgtacacaagtgtgtgcgcaaacacaggtgcactaaAATATAAAGTAGGAGCCGAgcataaaagaaaaaagcaagaaaaaaataaagctaaaacAATGTAATAAAACGGGCGGGCGATGCAACGCCGTAGGTCGGGGTATATGTAATATGGTGTAGTACAGcgaataaaagtttgtttggCAAGCCCGAgctaaaatatatgtatgttaaaGGTGCTTAGCTTGTAAGGAAATCATTGTTAGCATTGATTTTGTATCAATACATTCGCGATGGAATTTAACACAATCCCAATATTGTTACTATATAAGATTAATCTAAACCTCTGTACTTTATGTCACTATTTTGACTTCATAACACTCATTATCATCACAACAAcaaatagacgtccactgctggacataggcctttgtagggagttcgaGATTctacggttctgtgccgcttggatccagcggctacctgcgaagCGCtcaatgtcgtctgtccacctctcGTTGTCATAGTGTTATGACTACTTGTAACTAAGTACTATGATTCAATATATACCAGTAAATAGTCCGTgcctacattatttattatttttacctactATCACGCGAGTACGTAAAAGTTTACATGAAAAAAAGAACTATAAAAGTTGTAAagtgtgaaaaataaaattctacgtgtaaatgaaaaccgaaacaatACTTTAGGCTACAGGCTTTGTAATGTaccttacattatgtactatctcTGAAACAgaaaatctaatagtttttggtaaaccactgccatagtttttactgaaagaaatcatatgaatataataataatcgtgtgactgctgtcactttattaggtacctactatgcgCGAGtgggtcttttatcttcaacagggttgtcaaaagtaaacacatggaatgttttgaattcgaaagtatggagaaaaaaaaatatgctgcttttgattttatatttttacagggggattccttatgaaatacacttatacacacttcaatattatttcgtaattctgttacatgttgcatatgcattttaaatttataaaattgaaatagtgAAGAGTTTTTGCCTgatgggaggttttggccgtggctagttaccaccgtaacgacatagacgtgccactaagcgatttagtgttccggtgcgatgtcgcttaaaatccgattaggagtatgactgcGATACTCCCTAAAGGTTAGCCCTCTAatatcttagtctgcatcatcatttaccgacaggtgagattgcagtcaagggctaaccgggttgaaaattaaaaaaaaaaataacataccaAGATGTACAAACTTCAGGACACAACGGTTGCATTTGACCTCAAGCTCCTTGTCTTGGTGTTGTTTGAGATGATCCACGTACAGCAGAACGTTGGATGTTAGCTCATCACCATCTTCGTAGATCGGGATCACCTGTAGGTTTACGTAGGTTTTACGGGATTTATGTTATCCGAACCCTTTctttttcgaagttatacttccttagcggcgttaggaaaaattatgggagtgaaattatatgatgatggttacacgattttaacaagATGAAGGTAGtcgcgaaaccgagtgagaggggaatacattgtccgccagctcacttttttttttttcaaagttgtaaatattttatttggcgTTAGGGAAAAAgagatgagagtaaatttttacgattcGCGCGCACACCGTCGCAAATaactgacaccctgaagtttTCTACAGTggacattttaattttcaaaaaaaaaaatttgacattgaacactttcaattgtcaaagtctgctggCTCATTCCGGCGattaaattgattcaattgtacaacaATCTCAAATTATAATGCCCCGTGAAACTTGGTGATCCGATAATGAGATACtaataatgcgttataataaaactttcgatCAATCAAtctatcaatcaaaaatactttattgcacacaagaaaaaaataaataaaaagacgaaaacaacaaaggtacaattaaatttgcgtaacaaaggcggccttatcacttatagtgatttcttccaggctaccattatgaggaatttgctcacatatgaatccttataatGTGTTTACTAAATAAGTATTTTCACCTGTGTCATCGATTTGTCTCCTATAATTCCCCTGGCTCGCCGTTCCACCGAATTATCAAGTTCCTAAGTATTAGACTAATGCGCGACAAAAGGTAACGCCTATTTCTATCCACTGAGACTGACCTTGAAGCAGTGCGGACAGCTGAGTGCGGTGGCGCGGCGGTGGCACGCGCGCTGGTGGTCCAGCGTGGCGCGGTGTGCGGAACTGCGGTACGCGCAGGCGCCGCACGCGTACGGCAGCTCGCGCGGCGCGTGCGTTTTCTGCATGTGCGACGCCAAGGTCAGCACTGCCGCGAAACGCACCTGTGAAACATATGTGTGTTAATATACACCGATAACATTGTTGGAAATCTTAAGATGAGAAATCTACTTgagtaatctattttttttaattctcttttgattaaaatttatatttatgtttttgtatgtctatatattttcgaatatatacagtggacccccggtagtccggcCCCTGTCTAATCCGGTGCCCCCTGTTATCCGTTAaactgttaaacaaaaaaaaaattggttgcctgtaaagtcggtatacgggcgaaagttttacgtgacaaagactttgagtggtaaaataattttaatgtgaatattcattcgtatagtaggaagaaggatgaaataatagtaacaatttaaaacatttatttatacaaagaattatatttaaaacattaatttatacaaagaatctcgcactgaatttcatattaacaaaattttatttttacctttacacatacatacgtatttatatacaaatatacatgcaataacttgcaatacatttgcgtacaatgaaacagcgtttactacaaagggacgcgtgcctttcactttttatgtctgtctctctcgctcttaggcgggcgcgtgcctctcactcgctctcattgtgagcgcataacgtgagcggagcgtaacgcagtttcttgaagtgtcacccggcaaaccaatttataagacgttgtcacgtcaaaaaaattgatgaatatttgcaTGCTTCTTAAACTACATAATTGAttcatagtttttgattattatttgacaTACATAATGAAGTATAATTAGTATTTCAGAgtacatatatgtacatatgtatatataatgtgtATGTATAAAGAATCTTATCATTGGATCTGTAATTTGTCGGATTACaaggtactcttttgtaaaaaaatccggactatagggggtcttacgcagtactctataatccgacgaattcgatagttcgacactgccctgcaaaatgtttgtcggactaccgggggtccactataattcataagcacttttgaaacgtcaagtctgtctgtttgtactgactctaccaccggttcggaaggcagattctaccgagaagaagccggcaagaaacttagcagttgctcttttccaacatcaaaaatttacattttacattttaacattcatttttctatcttgtgagagatgaaaggggagccgatgatgatgaacatatTCTTTACacttatgtattggtaggtccaaaatttccTTATGGCGCATCCACACATGCCGCCGGCTTATGCCGCCGGGTTTGCCGCCGACTTTCAGACCGCCTTGCCGCTGACTTTGCCGCCGGCTTTACCGGCGGCCTGCAGTCGCGGTTGCAATTTACGCAGTAGTGTTGTGACTTTCGTTgaaattagtcgtgtacgtaGAATCGAAAGATGTTGGACTATGATATAGTTGCGTGTATCGCAAGTGTAGTGTTGTatgtcattattcataaaaagaaccGCAAAATCAAACGAAGATATTGGGTCAGACCAAGTCTTCGAAATAGGCCTAATGTGTCCCCGATACTTGAAGATTTTAGAAGGGACGACATAAACCGAAGAAATATTCGTTcgaaatttaacacttttctaAGGATCTCTAGTgaagaatttgaaatattactgaATTTAACTGGACCCATGAtatcaaaaactgacacccGCTGGAGAAATGCTGTGTCAGCTTCCGATCGACTAGCAATTACTTTGAGATACCTGGCTACAGGAGACTCTTATTTTTCACTCGGTACACTGTTTAAAGTGTCTCCacaagttatttctttaataattctagATGTTTGTCAAACTTTGGTGTCTACATTATCCAATTATTTAAGGGTAAGTACAAAATATCCGTAACACATTAGGTAGTTAGAAACTGAACACCTAcattagaaaacaaaacagaCCACATACATTCACACAGTTACGGCATGTACaagacacaattataatatttgattttatactgTAGGGGAGAGTGCAATGGGTAACAGTGAATCAACTTTTTTGTAGAGCTAAATATTGCCACAATTTAACACTTTtagaatgtgtttttataataaagcctgAGCAAAATCAATAAGGTACACACTGCCATAGCAATCTTAGGGCTACCTTTCTCAGGTTTAtagatatgactatttttttaaagaaaggatttccctttctttaaaaaaaatagtcatatctgATGACGCCATGTGACTTTTGattcatattaaatactttttacaaactgcagcattacatttttaaaacttcaaaatattttgctttcatACTTACTTTTCCGTCGCACCCCGGTAGCGAGTCAAGGGCAATACAAAATAGAACGTAAAATGCTATATCGTGTAAATGTGCGCATTATATAGGCCGCGTTCGATCCACTGTACCCCTTGATCCACCGTTACCCACTCTCCCCTACCTGgaacttcacacacattttacatacatataactagaactaaacacacaaatatcacaaacaattttttttacagatgccGAATACACATGGAGAATGGCTATCAGTGGCTCGAAGTTTCATGCAGAAATGGAATGTACCTAATTGCGTAGGTGCCCTCGATGGGAAACATATACGTATACTATGTCCAACTAATAGCGGTtctgagttttttaattataagtcatATTTCAGTATTGTTTTGCTAGCTTTAATCGATgccaattataactttttatacgtaGACATTGGATGTCAGGGCAGAATATCTGATGGTGGAGTTCTACGAAATTCAACTTTATTTGATATGATACGAGATGGAACTTTAAGTCTGCCACAAGCGATTCCATTACAAGGGAGAAATACACCTGTACCTTTTTATTTCATCGGTGACGATGCTTTCCCCATCtcacagaatataataaaaccgtttTCTGGATATCATGCAAAAGGATCACCTGAGagggtttttaattatagactTAGTCGCGGGCGCATGGTTGTAGAAGACGCGTTTGgcattttatctaataaattcagaattttgcATTCACGCATTGGTTTACAAAATGAGAAAGCAAAAATTGTCGTGATGGCTTGTGTGCATCtgcataattttatgaagaGAAATGAAAGAACTACTGATGGAGTTTTGAACGAAATGCAACAAAATATACCGCAGATCGCTCTAAATGTAGAACCAAGTGTAATTAGAAATGagctaaaatgttattttctatcGGAACAAGGTCAGCTTCCTTggcaatatcaaatataatgtttgaaagaaataaaatatgattattcaaataattgttttatttaggaaTCAGAAACatgtatcaataattttaagcttttattaaaataaaataatttaaccgaaaatataaacatttattttagttttaagtaaaggcATTGCGTTTTTcgtcattttaatatgtaaccttattttaatctattacactattttcggttaaattatttggttaaattattttccaagacTTGTAACAGACTGTCACTTGTATTGACATCTGGGCTATTTTGCATTTCATAGTCTGATTGAACAGAGTAAGAGCGCGAAGTTGAGGGCGACGGTGACATTGCTAACGTTGTAGGTTGGCCGGTGAAGTATCCTGGACGAACATTTTGATAACGAAGAGGCTGAGTAGTATTACTAGTATCAAAATTCATCGAACCCATTCTCATTTCTGCTTCATAGATAATATTCTGGATTTGATGTTGTACTGTACACATCGTGTAATGATCCATCTTCCTCAACTTGCTACTTATATAGTCTGCAAATATAGCAGCATCATCGCGTTGCCTTGCATTAGACGTGATCTCCCTCAGTAATTGCAAAGCTTCATCAACTTCAGGTTCTCTCTCTATATTTCGCTTTCGTGAAGTCCTTGTCGAAGGTAGCGTAGTCTGGGGAGTGATATTATCTTGAgaagactgaaaataaaaaggaaatcttataaataattgcaaacaagcttcaatactatattttgaatatatcctatcagtatgtaaatattaaataaaaaccaagcttataaacataacatgtatgtatagtgtatacaaataattatgtaagtttaagcTACATTTACtcagtaaataattgatattatttctttatatattttttttcatcttacatatcatacttcatacttcatactaatatatactaatattataaatgcgaaagtgtgtttgttggtttgtccttgaaTCACGCCGCAACAGAGCTACGGATCGACATGATTTTTTGCATGGGGATAGTTAAGGTCctggagagtgacataggctactttttatcccggaaaatcaaagagttcccaagggattttaaaaacttaatccacgcgaacgaagtcgcgggcatcagctagttggCCATATATCACGTCCTCAAGTATTGCAAATGTCTCACCAGTAACCCTGTACACTCTTCACGAGCGCTTATTCCCGAATACTTCGCTTTCGGTAAGTGTTATGCCGACTACATAAGGTCAAAAACGAGAGTATGCTCGCCCGCGCTCCGTGGTATTATGTATTGTTACCGGGTTgtaggtagtaggtatctaaaatattaatacgcgaagcaaaaactttgtacctacccctattaacgaaaatattgcataatgaaatatgtattttaaatttattatggtcgACCAACTAGTCTACTTAGGTAATTATAAGAATTTGATGGGTACTTACACTAGGTGTGTGGCTGTTCAGAGTCGGTACCGGTGcattcttgtcattaagaaatgatAACGCCTTATAAGCAAACCATTTCGGCAATTGAACATCATCCCGTCCAGATCCACTCCTTTTAGATTCTTCAAATTTGCGTTTTTCTCGAAAATAATGGCTAGATAAATTCTTCAGTTTTCTCTCAATTTCTGTTGATGCTATGTTGAACACAGAAGCAATATCCCTAACAGCATCGTTTCTTTTGTTGCGATTCTTGAAATCCATATGCCTTGGGTTCCACAATAGTTCATTTTCTTGAtacttttctattaataaaagtacagcACTATCATCCCAGTTAAATTCtgtcattttgttatttaaatgaatacgaCAACACTACCACTCCGTATCGAAGCCGCAAGCAAACTGCCGCCGGCACCAAAAGCCGCGCGTGCCGCAGGTAAAAGATGCATGAGCCGGCGGCATGGCCGG
This Pararge aegeria chromosome 3, ilParAegt1.1, whole genome shotgun sequence DNA region includes the following protein-coding sequences:
- the LOC120635627 gene encoding uncharacterized protein LOC120635627; protein product: MLDYDIVACIASVVLYVIIHKKNRKIKRRYWVRPSLRNRPNVSPILEDFRRDDINRRNIRSKFNTFLRISSEEFEILLNLTGPMISKTDTRWRNAVSASDRLAITLRYLATGDSYFSLGTLFKVSPQVISLIILDVCQTLVSTLSNYLRMPNTHGEWLSVARSFMQKWNVPNCVGALDGKHIRILCPTNSGSEFFNYKSYFSIVLLALIDANYNFLYVDIGCQGRISDGGVLRNSTLFDMIRDGTLSLPQAIPLQGRNTPVPFYFIGDDAFPISQNIIKPFSGYHAKGSPERVFNYRLSRGRMVVEDAFGILSNKFRILHSRIGLQNEKAKIVVMACVHLHNFMKRNERTTDGVLNEMQQNIPQIALNVEPSVIRNELKCYFLSEQGQLPWQYQI
- the LOC120635635 gene encoding uncharacterized protein LOC120635635; the protein is MTEFNWDDSAVLLLIEKYQENELLWNPRHMDFKNRNKRNDAVRDIASVFNIASTEIERKLKNLSSHYFREKRKFEESKRSGSGRDDVQLPKWFAYKALSFLNDKNAPVPTLNSHTPSSSQDNITPQTTLPSTRTSRKRNIEREPEVDEALQLLREITSNARQRDDAAIFADYISSKLRKMDHYTMCTVQHQIQNIIYEAEMRMGSMNFDTSNTTQPLRYQNVRPGYFTGQPTTLAMSPSPSTSRSYSVQSDYEMQNSPDVNTSDSLLQVLENNLTK